One window from the genome of Lasioglossum baleicum chromosome 9, iyLasBale1, whole genome shotgun sequence encodes:
- the Pxn gene encoding peroxidasin, producing the protein MRRLGVICYVLVLLILQVSATEHQRLNARTECPHKCMCFVNTVRCMFQKLTRVPQVPANTTVLDLRFNNIAELRPGTFRGLPELHTLLLNDNRIRHLSPKTFEGVPKLRFLYLYKNHLERISPDAFAGLPKLEQLYLHYNHLRDIEKGTFNDLPALERLFLHSNMLHHLPADAFHNVGPMTRLRLDRNALVCDCDLVWLVQRLQHKPSEMAAVCQSPVEMKGRSLTAMSPDDFHCTKPRIMSGPEDVEVRLGGTITFSCDVIGDPTPEIKWMRDSNEVAIDGDRCVIKDDGTLVISDVTEQDTGEYECVATSEMGLTKSRKARAVITVSPSLRFTQLPESQTVSIGTDVSFTCKVEGLPTPRVQWWRNGQQLNVGGRVAIEDNGDVLRILAAKESDAARYVCRAKNANGYAETSADLRVLDSAYGPPRLTYEPQDMEAEPGAIIEVPCRVEGVPKPVILWKKDGTAIEGKRMRISRAGSLYLYNVTSADTGRYECSAVNEYGRATAQALVRVRQPETSDVLVIRAFKDAKEEIDRAINNTLTSLFSGNESGRVNPFRLARFPDAVGRAAARPAEIFERTLVNIRRMIDSGISANTTKEYKYEEFLTPEQVREIERLSDCTGHRRRRNCTNMCFHNRYRSIDGSCNNMRYPTWGSSYTGFHRVLQPIYENGFSTPVGWERGRRYYGYPKPAARLISTTLVTTHNVTSDERITHMVMQWGQFLDHDLDHSLPSVSSESWDGIDCKKSCDNAAPCFPMEVPPGDPRINNRRCIDFIRTSAVCGSGMTSILWGSFSPREQLNQLTSYLDASQVYGYDDDLARDLRDSTTDHGLLREGPTFPGHKPLLPYASGQFVDCRRNPLESSINCFVAGDIRANEQVGLLAMHTIWLREHNRIARKLREMNPHWNGEKLYQEARKIVGAEMQHITYQQWMPHVFGGTADELIGSYRGYDSNLDASVSNVFATAALRFGHTLIQPRLERLNENFQSIPQGPLLLRDAFFAPWRLVEEGGVDPLMRGMFATASKLKLPEENLNSELTEQLFRTAHAVALDLAAMNIQRGRDHALPGYLEWRRFCNLSYVETFEDLAGEIRSNKVRQKLRELYGHPGNIDVWVGGVLEDQLPNAKVGPLFQCLLLEQFKRTRNGDRFWYESPTVFKPEQLAQIKQTSLARILCDNGDNINRIQPNVFLLPEADNKFVTCDEIPYIDLRIWSDCCDGCEDHSNTISRFRRSAAKYLPTQNNLANDLTKRDADERIEYLEQTIEETERESRKLNVLAESLSHKIEDLRSLLEDVKKLK; encoded by the exons ATGAGGCGGCTCGGTGTTATTTGCTATGTCCTGGTCCTGCTGATCCTGCAGGTCTCCGCCACGGAGCACCAGCGGCTCAACGCCAGGACGGAATGCCCCCACAAGTGCATGTGCTTCGTGAACACGGTGAGGTGCATGTTCCAGAAGCTCACCCGGGTACCACAGGTACCCGCCAACACCACCGTACT TGACCTGCGGTTCAACAACATCGCCGAGCTCCGTCCAGGCACCTTCCGCGGCCTGCCAGAGCTGCACACGCTCCTGCTGAACGACAATCGCATCAGGCACCTCTCGCCAAAAACCTTCGAAGGCGTACCCAAGCTGAGGTTCCTCTATCTCTACAAGAACCACCTGGAGCGGATATCGCCGGACGCGTTCGCCGGTCTACCGAAACTGGAGCAACTGTATCTGCACTACAACCACCTGAGAGATATCGAGAAGGGCACGTTCAATGATCTACCGGCTCTGGAACGGCTGTTCCTTCACAGCAACATGCTCCATCATCTGCCCGCCGACGCGTTTCATAACGTCGGACCGATGACGCGACTACGTCTGGACAGAAACGCGTTGGTCTGCGACTGCGATCTTGTCTGGCTGGTGCAACGACTTCAGCACAAACCCTCGGAGATGGCAGCGGTGTGCCAGTCGCCGGTCGAGATGAAGGGCCGTTCACTGACGGCGATGTCGCCAGACGATTTTCATTGCA CCAAGCCGCGCATCATGAGCGGCCCGGAAGACGTTGAGGTGCGGCTGGGTGGTACGATCACGTTCAGCTGCGACGTGATAGGCGATCCTACGCCGGAGATCAAATGGATGCGTGACTCGAACGAGGTGGCGATCGATGGAGATCGTTGCGTGATCAAGGACGACGGGACCCTGGTGATATCGGACGTGACTGAGCAGGACACCGGAGAGTACGAGTGCGTGGCTACGAGCGAGATGGGTCTGACGAAGTCGCGAAAGGCCAGAGCTGTAATCACCGTGTCGCCGTCGTTGAGGTTCACGCAGCTGCCGGAGTCGCAGACAGTCTCGATCGGCACGGATGTCTCTTTCACCTGCAAGGTGGAGGGTCTTCCCACGCCCAGGGTTCAATGGTGGCGGAACGGTCAGCAGCTGAACGTGGGTGGCCGTGTCGCGATCGAGGACAACGGAGACGTGTTGCGCATACTTGCCGCGAAAGAATCCGACGCGGCCAG GTACGTCTGTCGCGCGAAGAACGCCAACGGGTATGCAGAAACCAGCGCCGATTTGAGGGTGCTTGACTCAGCCTACGGTCCTCCTAGGCTAACCTACGAGCCGCAGGACATGGAGGCAGAACCCGGCGCCATTATAGAAGTCCCGTGCAGGGTCGAAGGTGTACCGAAACCGGTGATACTCTGGAAGAAAGATGGAACCGCCATCGAAGGGAAAAGGATGCGGATCTCTCGCGCTGGGAGCTTGTACCTTTACAATGTCACCTCGGCGGACACTGGCAG ATACGAGTGTTCAGCAGTGAACGAATATGGTCGCGCCACAGCCCAAGCCCTGGTCCGCGTTCGCCAGCCGGAGACTTCGGATGTTCTGGTGATAAGAGCGTTCAAAGACGCCAAGGAGGAGATCGATCGTGCGATTAATAACACGCTGACAAGCCTCTTCAGCGGCAATGAATCCGGCCGTGTAAATCCATTTCGGTTGGCGCGATTTCCAGATGCAGTTGGTCGCGCTGCAGCCAGACCAGCTGAAATCTTTGAGCGTACGCTGGTCAATATCAGACGCATGATCGACTCAGGTATCAGCGCGAATACGACCAAGGAATACAAATACGAGGAATTCTTGACACCCGAACAG GTGAGAGAAATCGAAAGACTGTCCGACTGCACAGGTCACAGGCGTCGGCGGAATTGCACGAACATGTGCTTCCACAACAGGTACCGCAGCATAGACGGTAGCTGCAACAACATGCGGTATCCTACTTGGGGCTCGTCGTACACAGGTTTCCACAGAGTTCTGCAACCGATTTACGAGAACGGTTTCTCGACGCCGGTTGGTTGGGAGAGAGGTCGTCGTTACTATGGGTATCCAAAGCCTGCAGCGAGACTCATTTCGACCACGCTGGTGACGACGCACAATGTTACCTCTGACGAGAGGATCACGCACATGGTGATGCAGTGGGGCCAGTTCTTGGACCACGACTTGGACCACTCGCTGCCATCGGTCTCTAGCGAGTCCTGGGACGGCATCGACTGCAAAAAGTCCTGCGACAATGCTGCGCCTTGCTTCCCTATGGAGGTTCCACCGGGCGATCCTCGTATAAACAATAGGAGATGCATTGACTTTATCAGGACCAGCGCAGTTTGCGGTTCAGGAATGACGAGTATACTGTGGGGCAGCTTCTCTCCCAGAGAACAGTTGAACCAACTCACGAGCTACCTGGACGCGTCCCAGGTGTACGGTTACGACGACGACTTGGCTAGAGATCTGCGAGACTCCACCACAGATCACGGTCTGCTCCGTGAAGGCCCTACCTTCCCTGGTCACAAACCCCTCCTACCATACGCCTCCGGTCAATTTGTCGATTGCAGGAGGAATCCTCTTGAAAGTTCGATCAATTGCTTCGTAGCAGGGGATATCCGAGCGAACGAACAGGTGGGTCTGCTTGCTATGCACACGATCTGGCTGAGGGAGCATAATCGCATCGCTCGAAAGCTTCGGGAAATGAACCCACACTGGAACGGGGAGAAGCTGTACCAAGAAGCCAGGAAGATCGTCGGTGCTGAGATGCAGCACATCACCTATCAACAATGGATGCCTCACGTCTTCGGCGGTACGGCTGATGAGCTCATCGGCTCTTATCGCGGCTACGACTCCAACTTAGACGCGAGTGTGTCCAATGTATTCGCCACTGCGGCTCTAAGATTCGGCCATACCCTCATTCAACCACGACTGGAACGTTTGAACGAAAACTTCCAGTCGATTCCTCAAGGACCTCTTCTTCTACGAGACGCGTTCTTCGCGCCGTGGAGACTGGTGGAGGAGGGAGGTGTCGATCCTTTGATGAGAGGAATGTTCGCCACCGCTTCCAAGTTGAAGCTACCCGAGGAGAACTTGAATTCGGAATTGACGGAGCAACTGTTCCGCACAGCGCATGCTGTCGCGCTGGATCTTGCTGCGATGAACATCCAACGTGGCAGGGATCATGCTCTCCCGGGATACTTGGAATGGAGGCGATTCTGCAATCTGTCCTACGTGGAGACTTTCGAGGATCTGGCTGGTGAAATACGCAGCAACAAAGTTAGACAGAAATTGCGAGAACTGTACGGTCATCCTGGAAACATAGACGTTTGGGTTGGCGGTGTCCTGGAAGACCAACTGCCTAACGCTAAAGTGGGACCACTGTTCCAATGTCTGCTACTGGAACAGTTCAAACGTACCAGAAACGGCGACAGATTCTGGTACGAAAGCCCGACTGTCTTCAAGCCGGAACAACTGGCGCAGATTAAACAGACCAGTCTGGCCAGGATCCTGTGCGACAATGGCGATAATATCAACCGAATACAACCCAACGTGTTCCTCCTGCCAGAGGCTGACAATAAATTCGTCACCTGCGACGAGATACCGTACATAGACCTAAGAATCTGGTCCGATTGTTGCGACGGATGCGAAGATCATAGCAACACGATCTCGCGTTTCCGGCGCAGCGCGGCCAAATACTTACCTACGCAAAATAATTTAGCGAACGATCTGACCAAGCGTGATGCTGATGAGAGAATCGAGTATTTAGAACAGACGATCGAGGAGACTGAACGGGAATCTAGAAAACTTAATGTACTAGCCGAGTCTCTTTCTCATAAGATAGAAGACTTGAGATCGCTCCTAGAGGATGTGAAGAAACTGAAATAA
- the LOC143212301 gene encoding acyl-coenzyme A thioesterase 13 has protein sequence MSRSIELIKTVLSKVSNSSGFGQSMKKLEILSAGDGNCKAKFVVSEEHLNMGGSMHGGFTSTVIDCVSTYALMTYKECSPGVSVDLHVTFMKPGLPGDTVIVDAKTVRAGKRLAFLSIDVTKNDGKDIIAHGRHTKFIGS, from the exons ATGAGTCGTAGTATTGAATTGATTAAAACAGTTTTAAGTAAAGTAAGTAACTCATCCGGCTTTGGACAATCTATGAAAAAG CTCGAAATACTCTCAGCAGGAGATGGTAATTGTAAGGCAAAATTTGTCGTCTCTGAAGAACACTTGAATATGGGTGGTTCTATGCATGGAGGTTTCACGAGTACAGTTATTGATTGTGTATCCACTTATGCTTTGATGACCTACAAAGAATGTTCACCAGGAGTTTCGGTAGACCTTCATGTTAC gtttatgaaACCTGGGCTACCTGGTGACACAGTTATTGTAGATGCTAAAACTGTACGTGCTGGAAAAAGATTAGCTTTTCTTTCCATAGATGTTACCAAGAATGATGGGAAGGATATTATCGCTCATGGGCGACACACAAAATTTATTGGAAGTTGA